Proteins co-encoded in one Montipora capricornis isolate CH-2021 chromosome 12, ASM3666992v2, whole genome shotgun sequence genomic window:
- the LOC138025271 gene encoding GTP cyclohydrolase 1-like produces the protein MDDVFFEMNGNGVKTRPMRKERGSTLSMDDVPELKPRRSDADSVRDQENQLKDAFEKVLENIGEDKTRQGLLRTPSRAAKAMLFFTKGYEETLSDILNDAIFDEDHDELVIVKDIEMFSLCEHHLVPFMGKVHIGYIPDKKVVGLSKIARIVEMFSRRLQVQERLTKQIAVALCEAISPTGVAVVIEATHMCMVMRGVQKTGSKTVTSCMLGVLREDPRSRDEFLSLIKDGNRF, from the exons ATGGATGATGTGTTCTTTGAAATGAATGGAAATGGTGTGAAAACAAGACCAATGAGGAAGGAAAGGGGATCCACATTAAGCATGGACGATGTACCAGAACTCAAACCTCGACGAAGCGATGCGGATTCCGTTCGCGATCAAGAAAATCAGTTGAAGGATGCCTTCGAAAAGgttttagaaaatataggaGAAGATAAAACTCGCCAAGGACTTTTAAGAACTCCTTCTCGGGCTGCAAAGGCTATGCTGTTCTTCACAAAGGGGTACGAAGAGACTTTGTCAG atATTTTAAACGATGCTATATTTGATGAAGATCATGATGAACTTGTCATAGTGAAGgacattgaaatgttttcatTATGTGAACATCACCTTGTGCCATTTATGGGGAAG GTCCACATCGGTTATATACCTGACAAGAAAGTGGTTGGACTCAGCAAGATTGCAAG GATTGTAGAAATGTTTAGTAGGCGGTTGCAAG TTCAGGAACGTCTAACAAAGCAGATTGCTGTTGCCTTATGTGAGGCCATCAGTCCAACTGGGGTAGCTGTGGTTATCGAGGCAAC GCACATGTGTATGGTGATGCGAGGAGTCCAGAAGACAGGCAGTAAGACAGTCACCAGTTGCATGCTGGGAGTTCTGAGAGAAGACCCAAGATCACGTGACGAATTTCTCTCGTTGATCAAAGACGGCAACAGGTTCTGA